One window from the genome of Thermaerobacter marianensis DSM 12885 encodes:
- a CDS encoding glycerol-3-phosphate acyltransferase, whose translation MWWIPVAAYLVGGILPGEYLVRWRRGASPRELGDEPGTAGTWRQAGAAAGLAVFAFDFAKGLLPVWLADRLGAGGWLLVATAVAPVAGHNWPLQRGFRPGGRGLASAIGVTVYLAPRALIPALLVGCVVALWRRRTPWVGIVGFPLGLAAMPLAGTPGERVVAALAAMLTVGLRYLQWTRHRGRWI comes from the coding sequence ATGTGGTGGATCCCGGTCGCAGCCTACCTAGTCGGCGGGATTCTGCCCGGCGAGTACCTGGTGCGGTGGCGACGCGGCGCCTCGCCCCGGGAACTGGGGGACGAACCCGGCACGGCGGGCACCTGGCGCCAGGCCGGTGCCGCCGCCGGGCTGGCCGTGTTCGCCTTCGACTTCGCCAAGGGGCTCCTGCCCGTCTGGCTGGCCGACCGCCTGGGGGCCGGCGGGTGGCTGCTGGTGGCGACGGCCGTCGCGCCGGTGGCTGGCCACAACTGGCCGCTGCAGCGGGGCTTCCGTCCTGGCGGCCGGGGGCTGGCCAGCGCCATCGGCGTCACCGTCTACCTGGCACCCCGGGCCCTGATCCCCGCCCTACTCGTGGGCTGCGTGGTGGCCTTGTGGCGGCGGCGCACCCCGTGGGTGGGGATCGTGGGGTTTCCCCTGGGGCTGGCCGCCATGCCGCTGGCGGGAACGCCGGGGGAACGGGTCGTGGCCGCCCTGGCCGCCATGCTAACCGTCGGGCTGCGGTACTTGCAGTGGACGCGCCACCGGGGGCGGTGGATCTAG
- a CDS encoding hemerythrin domain-containing protein — translation MAQGMSTGANPPFHQEEPLRTEVPARGDGAARSGGEGGADRALCLLEDRHRRLAALIGDAREHGAAHRPDLIAELLDELDAHRRLEQEVFYPALRRHGNSEIARHLSARAEEHRQLDRLARRLGEAVQGALGLAEEPAAPRDVSGRPGPARATRPAGAARPAAGRTEAAKVQGERAARMDAGAAQPAGAARMEVAADPAPGVPAAARAPAPAAPADQAPGPAAARVSEPAGPGPRSAEGGRPSPERLLDELATALARHTRHEEGELFPLARRRLGGDLSGLAQELVRGMEEFRFDYDDVVEGTFPASDPPATMAAPRVRTPRLYARSRK, via the coding sequence GTGGCCCAGGGGATGTCGACCGGTGCAAACCCACCCTTCCACCAGGAGGAGCCTTTGCGGACGGAGGTGCCCGCCCGCGGGGACGGCGCCGCCCGTTCCGGCGGGGAAGGGGGCGCCGACCGCGCCCTGTGCCTTCTCGAAGACCGTCACCGGCGGCTGGCGGCGCTGATCGGCGACGCCCGGGAGCACGGGGCGGCCCACCGTCCCGACCTCATCGCCGAGCTGCTGGACGAGCTGGACGCCCACCGCCGCCTGGAACAGGAGGTCTTCTACCCGGCCCTGCGGCGCCACGGCAACTCGGAGATCGCCCGCCACCTGTCGGCCCGGGCGGAGGAGCACCGGCAGCTGGACCGCCTGGCCCGCCGCCTGGGGGAGGCGGTCCAGGGGGCCCTGGGGCTCGCGGAGGAACCGGCCGCCCCCCGCGATGTCAGCGGCCGGCCCGGGCCGGCGCGGGCGACCCGGCCGGCGGGGGCCGCCCGGCCGGCGGCAGGCCGGACGGAGGCGGCGAAGGTTCAGGGAGAGAGAGCGGCCCGGATGGACGCGGGCGCGGCCCAGCCTGCGGGAGCGGCCCGGATGGAGGTGGCGGCGGATCCGGCACCGGGGGTACCGGCGGCGGCCCGGGCGCCTGCTCCTGCCGCCCCGGCGGACCAGGCGCCGGGGCCGGCGGCGGCCCGCGTCTCCGAGCCCGCGGGCCCTGGGCCGCGATCCGCGGAGGGCGGCCGGCCGTCGCCGGAGCGGCTGCTGGACGAACTGGCCACCGCCCTGGCACGCCACACCCGCCACGAGGAGGGCGAGCTCTTCCCGCTGGCCCGGCGCCGCCTGGGCGGCGATCTCTCCGGCTTGGCCCAGGAACTGGTGCGGGGGATGGAGGAGTTCCGGTTCGACTACGACGACGTGGTGGAGGGGACCTTCCCCGCCAGCGACCCGCCGGCCACCATGGCGGCGCCGCGGGTCCGCACCCCGCGCCTCTACGCCCGCAGCCGCAAGTAG
- the nth gene encoding endonuclease III: MKASGEQAQARRDAAGAAAAKAKGNPQPRPGGTPVRTEGQDLVPPEERRRIARIRATLARMYPDATTALNWRTPFELLVATILSAQTTDAAVNQVTPALFARCPTPAAMLELTEDELGAMIRTIGLWRNKARNLLAACRILVERHGGQVPRTREELVQLPGVGRKTANVVLSNAFGIPAIAVDTHVFRVARRLGLASGTTPERVEQELMEKIPEAEWSRAHHWLIWHGRRICHARNPRCDLCALRPDCPTGQARLAAGNGDGTGPAEAAATGTPPGAPDQPVASGGRRPAAGGWRAVKPRGGPARDGHGPAAN; the protein is encoded by the coding sequence GTGAAGGCTTCTGGTGAGCAGGCCCAGGCCCGGCGGGACGCCGCCGGTGCAGCCGCTGCGAAGGCGAAGGGGAATCCCCAGCCCCGCCCGGGCGGGACGCCGGTCCGAACCGAAGGCCAGGATCTGGTGCCGCCCGAGGAACGGCGCCGCATCGCCCGGATCCGGGCGACCCTGGCCCGCATGTACCCCGACGCCACCACGGCCCTGAACTGGCGCACGCCCTTCGAGCTGCTGGTGGCCACCATCCTCTCGGCCCAGACCACGGACGCCGCGGTGAACCAGGTCACCCCCGCCCTGTTCGCCCGCTGTCCCACGCCCGCGGCCATGCTGGAGCTGACCGAAGACGAGCTGGGGGCGATGATCCGCACCATCGGCCTCTGGCGCAACAAGGCCCGCAACCTCCTGGCCGCGTGCCGCATCCTGGTGGAGCGGCACGGCGGCCAGGTGCCGCGGACCCGCGAGGAACTGGTGCAGTTGCCGGGGGTCGGCCGGAAGACGGCCAACGTGGTGCTCAGCAACGCCTTCGGCATCCCCGCCATCGCGGTGGACACCCACGTCTTCCGGGTGGCCCGGCGGCTGGGGCTGGCCTCGGGGACCACCCCCGAGCGGGTCGAGCAGGAGCTCATGGAGAAGATCCCCGAGGCCGAGTGGTCCCGCGCCCACCACTGGCTGATCTGGCACGGGCGCCGCATCTGCCACGCCCGCAACCCTCGCTGCGACCTCTGCGCCCTGCGGCCCGACTGCCCCACCGGGCAAGCACGGCTTGCCGCCGGCAACGGTGACGGGACCGGCCCGGCCGAGGCTGCCGCCACCGGAACGCCGCCCGGCGCTCCGGATCAACCGGTGGCCAGCGGCGGTCGACGGCCCGCCGCGGGGGGCTGGAGGGCCGTCAAGCCCCGGGGCGGTCCCGCCCGGGACGGGCACGGCCCCGCCGCGAACTAG
- a CDS encoding metallophosphoesterase family protein codes for MFRILHLADLHLGWKPAFMPPDRAVERQRRRDRLLARAVDYALDPTNGVRLVLIAGDLFETHRPDTALVAEVVGQLRRLESGGVPVVTVPGNHDEITYHDSVYRTHGSSWPGVLVQNPLPDHVVTLAIGDTPVHIYSLAYTGGVTPAGVPLRDFPRRDEPGLHVAVFHGTLGDWGGDRCLALDRDALGRAGYDYVALGHIHQAQEETLGRTRVAYAGAAEGKGFDDPGTRAWTLVEVEPGRGVVGLRRVPVDVQVVDTVTVDAGRFASAEELRAYLEGVAPPDAILRVRLEGIPAFSVDPDALQVELGSRFFYVEVDDATEPVTREQLAAWATEPTILGLFVRRLQEEIEGAVDARQRRIAERALRLGIRALLREGSGR; via the coding sequence TTGTTCCGCATCCTTCACCTGGCCGACCTCCATCTGGGCTGGAAACCGGCCTTCATGCCCCCGGACCGGGCCGTGGAACGCCAGCGCCGGCGGGACCGCCTGCTGGCCCGGGCCGTGGACTATGCCCTCGATCCGACCAACGGCGTGCGCCTGGTCCTGATCGCGGGCGACCTCTTCGAAACCCACCGGCCCGACACGGCGCTGGTGGCCGAGGTGGTGGGCCAGCTGCGCCGCCTGGAAAGCGGCGGCGTCCCCGTCGTCACCGTGCCGGGGAACCACGACGAGATCACCTACCACGATTCGGTGTACCGGACCCACGGGTCGTCGTGGCCGGGCGTGCTGGTGCAGAATCCGCTGCCCGACCACGTGGTGACGCTGGCGATCGGCGACACCCCCGTCCACATCTACAGCCTGGCCTATACCGGCGGCGTGACGCCCGCCGGCGTGCCGCTGCGGGACTTTCCCCGGCGGGACGAACCCGGCCTCCACGTGGCGGTCTTCCACGGCACCCTGGGCGACTGGGGCGGGGACCGGTGCCTGGCGCTGGACCGCGATGCCCTGGGCCGGGCGGGGTACGACTACGTGGCGCTGGGGCACATCCACCAGGCGCAGGAGGAGACGCTGGGTCGCACCCGGGTCGCCTACGCCGGGGCGGCGGAAGGGAAGGGGTTCGACGACCCCGGCACCCGAGCGTGGACCCTGGTCGAGGTGGAGCCCGGCCGGGGCGTGGTGGGATTGCGGCGGGTGCCGGTGGACGTGCAGGTGGTGGATACGGTCACGGTGGACGCAGGTCGGTTCGCTTCCGCCGAGGAACTGCGGGCTTACCTTGAAGGTGTGGCCCCGCCGGACGCCATCCTCCGGGTGCGCCTGGAGGGAATCCCGGCGTTCTCCGTGGACCCCGATGCGCTGCAGGTGGAACTGGGCAGCCGGTTCTTCTACGTCGAGGTGGACGACGCCACGGAGCCGGTGACCCGGGAGCAGCTGGCCGCCTGGGCCACGGAACCCACGATCCTGGGACTGTTCGTCCGGCGCCTGCAAGAGGAGATCGAAGGGGCAGTCGATGCGCGGCAGCGGCGGATCGCCGAGCGAGCCCTGCGCCTGGGCATCCGGGCGTTGCTACGGGAGGGATCGGGCCGGTGA
- a CDS encoding response regulator transcription factor gives MDRILVVDDDPSVTSLLKRGLAYEGFAVDTAASGEEALKIAREQPPDLVILDIMMPGMDGMEVLRRLRAADPELPVLFLTARDAPADQVRGLEAGADDYVVKPFTFEVLVARVRALLRRRQAERPQVLRFADLVLDTGTYTARRGDREIHLTALEFKLLHEFMLHPRQVLNKDQLLERVWGYDFGGNANVLEVYVKQLRQKLEAEGEPRLIHTVRGVGYVLREG, from the coding sequence GTGGACCGGATCCTGGTGGTGGACGACGACCCCTCCGTCACGAGCCTGCTCAAGCGCGGCCTGGCCTACGAAGGTTTCGCCGTCGACACCGCGGCGTCCGGCGAAGAAGCCCTGAAGATCGCCCGCGAGCAGCCGCCCGATCTGGTCATCCTGGACATCATGATGCCCGGCATGGACGGCATGGAGGTCTTGCGCCGGCTGCGGGCCGCCGACCCCGAGCTGCCCGTGCTGTTCCTGACGGCCCGGGACGCGCCCGCCGACCAGGTGCGGGGTCTGGAGGCCGGGGCCGACGATTACGTGGTCAAGCCCTTCACCTTCGAAGTCCTGGTGGCCCGGGTGCGCGCCCTGCTGCGCCGGCGCCAGGCGGAGCGGCCCCAGGTGCTGCGCTTCGCCGACCTGGTGCTGGACACCGGCACCTACACCGCCCGGCGCGGCGACCGGGAGATCCATCTGACGGCCCTGGAGTTCAAGCTCCTGCACGAGTTCATGCTCCACCCCCGCCAGGTGCTGAACAAGGACCAGCTCCTGGAGCGGGTGTGGGGCTACGACTTCGGCGGCAACGCCAACGTCCTCGAGGTGTACGTCAAGCAGCTGCGGCAGAAGCTGGAGGCGGAAGGCGAGCCGCGGCTGATCCACACCGTCCGGGGCGTCGGCTACGTGCTGCGGGAGGGATGA
- a CDS encoding NUDIX hydrolase: MATFQYPTHPRPSCHAVVSDGERVVLVRRGGEPFRGWWGLPGGAVELGETVEEALRREVREETGLEVEVEGFLTYKDAVNRDEAQRVRFHYVILFFAARPVGGTLHASDDAAEAAWVPWTEVDRYRLVPGTQQVFAAWRTARGLGGGQ, from the coding sequence GTGGCGACCTTTCAGTATCCCACCCACCCGCGCCCGTCCTGCCACGCGGTGGTCAGCGACGGGGAGCGGGTCGTCCTGGTGCGGCGGGGCGGCGAACCCTTCCGCGGCTGGTGGGGCCTGCCCGGCGGTGCGGTGGAACTCGGCGAGACGGTGGAGGAAGCCCTGCGCCGCGAGGTGCGGGAGGAGACGGGACTCGAAGTCGAGGTGGAGGGCTTCCTTACGTATAAGGACGCGGTCAACCGGGACGAGGCACAGCGGGTCCGCTTCCACTACGTGATCCTGTTCTTCGCCGCCCGCCCGGTGGGCGGCACGCTGCATGCCAGCGACGATGCCGCGGAGGCGGCGTGGGTCCCGTGGACGGAGGTCGACCGTTACCGGCTCGTGCCGGGCACCCAGCAGGTCTTCGCCGCATGGCGCACCGCCCGCGGGCTGGGCGGCGGGCAGTAG
- a CDS encoding NAD(P)/FAD-dependent oxidoreductase translates to MSAGSGGAEPMEVNGRPAGRPGPGQGAGAVAARRQNAATGPAPERAQRTGQEVTDPQAVRPSPSPRSASSDPGEDGHDGTVYDVAIVGGGPAGLFAAFYAGLRGMRAVLIEAAGQLGGQPALVYPEKWVYDVAGFPRIRAGELAERLIEQALRFGPDVRLNTRAESLMPEGVAGEPAGERPGTGAAGEEPAGQDGPAGAGSPPVDPARTPGGWAATAGGAPGGAAGRPEPVAYRLGLAGGGFVRARGVVVAAGLGAFTPKRLPAPGLDRWEGRGLSYGVRRLDDLRGKHVVIVGGGDAAVDWALMAVDVAASVTLVHRRRQFRALEESVRALKESPVRLELDAEVVEAGGSDRLEWVRVARKAEGTAVELACDVLVPCLGFKADLGGLARWGFAVEGHEIVTGPAGETTLPRVYAVGDVARYPGKIKLIAVGFAEAAMAISHLKTRLDPAASLQPAHSSELRL, encoded by the coding sequence GTGAGCGCAGGCAGCGGCGGAGCGGAGCCGATGGAGGTCAACGGGCGCCCGGCGGGCCGGCCCGGCCCCGGGCAAGGCGCGGGAGCGGTGGCGGCACGGCGGCAGAACGCGGCCACGGGCCCGGCGCCGGAACGGGCGCAGCGCACCGGCCAGGAGGTGACTGACCCGCAGGCGGTTCGTCCCAGCCCCTCACCCCGGAGTGCGAGTTCCGATCCCGGGGAGGACGGCCACGACGGCACCGTGTACGACGTGGCCATCGTGGGCGGCGGCCCGGCGGGCCTGTTCGCCGCCTTCTACGCGGGGCTGCGGGGCATGAGGGCGGTGCTCATCGAGGCGGCGGGCCAGCTGGGCGGGCAGCCGGCCCTGGTCTACCCGGAGAAGTGGGTCTACGACGTGGCGGGCTTTCCCCGGATCCGGGCCGGGGAGCTGGCGGAGCGGCTGATCGAGCAAGCCTTGCGCTTCGGTCCGGACGTGCGGCTGAACACCCGGGCCGAGAGCCTGATGCCGGAAGGGGTGGCGGGGGAACCAGCGGGCGAGCGGCCCGGAACCGGCGCTGCCGGGGAGGAACCGGCGGGGCAGGACGGCCCGGCCGGTGCCGGCTCCCCACCGGTGGACCCGGCCCGGACGCCCGGCGGCTGGGCGGCAACTGCGGGCGGGGCACCGGGTGGCGCGGCGGGGCGTCCGGAGCCGGTGGCCTACCGCCTGGGACTGGCCGGGGGCGGGTTCGTCCGCGCCCGGGGCGTGGTGGTGGCCGCCGGGCTGGGCGCCTTCACCCCGAAGCGGCTGCCGGCGCCGGGTCTGGACCGCTGGGAAGGCCGGGGTCTGAGCTACGGCGTCCGCCGCCTGGACGACCTGCGGGGCAAGCACGTGGTCATCGTGGGCGGCGGCGACGCGGCGGTGGACTGGGCCCTGATGGCGGTGGACGTGGCGGCCTCCGTCACCCTGGTCCACCGGCGGCGCCAGTTCCGCGCCCTGGAGGAGAGCGTCCGGGCGCTGAAGGAGAGCCCCGTTCGCCTCGAACTGGACGCCGAGGTGGTGGAGGCCGGCGGCAGCGACCGGCTGGAGTGGGTCCGCGTGGCCCGGAAGGCGGAAGGCACCGCCGTGGAGCTGGCGTGCGACGTGCTGGTGCCGTGCCTGGGCTTCAAGGCCGACCTGGGTGGCCTCGCCCGATGGGGCTTTGCGGTCGAGGGCCACGAGATCGTCACCGGCCCGGCGGGCGAGACCACGCTGCCGCGGGTGTACGCCGTGGGCGACGTGGCCCGTTACCCCGGCAAGATCAAGCTGATCGCCGTGGGCTTCGCCGAGGCCGCCATGGCCATCAGCCACCTGAAGACCCGGCTCGACCCGGCGGCCAGCCTGCAGCCGGCCCACAGCAGCGAGCTGCGGCTGTAA
- a CDS encoding sensor histidine kinase, translating into MVWFGAVMAVVVLVGSMASYAFHARAHYEAIDRALLNAAAATAADPAASAHLGHLTARQGVAMTLRVYDAGGQLVQRLPDDAAPAVDPRVVLARPAGPAYGFFPGLAPSIVDVPQGITGAFATLHDGHQRWRVFVHPVERGGDATGAGPGYVVALAPLGGLDASMADFRVLLTGLGALGLVVAVAGSWAVAGSALRPVARLTEAARAIAASRDLSRRVQAAGRDELAMLAATFNEMLESIETAYRLQQRFVSDASHELRAPLTAILGNLDLLRRRPDLPPEEQAQALEEARREAERLSRLVADLLALARADAGVPLVRKAVDVDAVVLDAFQEARRLAKGQQLVLDPLEPVRIQGDADRIKQLLLILLDNAIKYTPAGGRIVLGLQDAGGDAVLTVADTGVGIPAADLPHVFERFYRADPARSRDPGGTGLGLPIARWIVEQHGGSIAIDSAPGQGTTVTVRLPGTGAGAVQGAGAATAAAS; encoded by the coding sequence GTGGTCTGGTTCGGCGCCGTCATGGCGGTGGTGGTGCTGGTGGGCTCCATGGCCAGCTACGCCTTCCACGCCCGCGCCCACTACGAGGCCATCGACCGCGCACTGCTCAACGCCGCCGCCGCCACCGCGGCGGATCCCGCAGCCAGCGCCCACCTGGGCCACCTGACGGCCCGGCAGGGCGTGGCCATGACGCTGCGGGTGTACGACGCGGGCGGGCAGCTGGTCCAGCGCCTTCCTGACGACGCGGCGCCGGCGGTGGACCCGCGGGTCGTGCTGGCCCGGCCGGCGGGCCCAGCGTACGGGTTCTTCCCGGGGCTGGCGCCGTCCATCGTCGACGTGCCCCAGGGCATCACGGGCGCCTTCGCCACCCTCCACGACGGGCACCAGCGGTGGCGGGTGTTCGTCCACCCCGTGGAGCGGGGCGGTGATGCGACGGGCGCCGGTCCCGGGTACGTGGTGGCGCTGGCGCCCTTGGGGGGCCTCGACGCCTCCATGGCCGACTTCCGCGTCCTGCTCACGGGCCTGGGCGCCCTCGGCCTGGTGGTGGCGGTGGCAGGCAGCTGGGCGGTGGCGGGAAGCGCCCTGCGCCCCGTGGCCCGTCTGACCGAAGCGGCCCGGGCCATCGCCGCGTCCCGCGACCTCTCCCGGCGCGTCCAGGCCGCCGGCCGGGACGAGCTGGCCATGCTGGCTGCCACCTTCAACGAGATGCTGGAGAGCATCGAGACGGCCTACCGCCTCCAGCAGCGGTTCGTGTCCGACGCCTCCCACGAGCTGCGGGCGCCGCTGACGGCCATCCTGGGCAACCTGGACCTGTTGCGGCGCCGGCCCGACCTGCCCCCGGAGGAACAGGCCCAGGCCCTGGAGGAGGCCCGCCGCGAGGCCGAGCGCCTCAGTCGCCTGGTGGCCGACCTGCTGGCCCTGGCGCGGGCCGACGCCGGTGTGCCCCTGGTCCGCAAGGCGGTGGACGTGGACGCCGTCGTGCTGGACGCCTTCCAGGAGGCGCGGCGGCTGGCCAAGGGGCAGCAGCTGGTGCTGGATCCCCTGGAACCGGTCCGGATCCAGGGAGACGCCGACCGGATCAAGCAACTGCTGTTGATCCTGCTGGACAACGCCATCAAGTACACGCCCGCCGGCGGCCGGATCGTCCTGGGCCTGCAGGACGCGGGCGGCGACGCGGTGCTGACCGTGGCCGACACCGGGGTGGGGATCCCCGCCGCGGACCTCCCCCACGTCTTCGAGCGGTTCTACCGCGCCGATCCGGCTCGCAGCCGCGATCCCGGCGGCACGGGCCTCGGCCTGCCCATCGCCCGGTGGATCGTGGAGCAGCACGGCGGCAGCATCGCCATCGACAGCGCGCCGGGGCAGGGGACGACGGTCACCGTCCGCCTGCCGGGCACGGGGGCGGGGGCGGTGCAGGGGGCAGGGGCCGCCACGGCGGCGGCGTCCTAG
- a CDS encoding inositol monophosphatase family protein, protein MDLDAEALRNAVVDVALRGGEMLRHHFGAATRVRTKTSRYDLVTEADEAIEAELAAYIRRQFPGHAVVGEEDISRRVLSGQAGSREGAVAQVAGEREWEWLIDPIDGTTNFVHGLPIVATSVAVMYRNEVLAGAVFNPVQDELYVAVRRHGATLNGRPLRVSTEEDLAESLLATGFQYDAVEGKRLNLDLFRAVLAEARNVRAIGSAALSLCYVGAGRISGFWELRLGPWDLAAGALVVREAGGRLSRVDGGPLDVWQPSVVATNGRIHEQLLALLRQASRVA, encoded by the coding sequence ATGGACCTGGATGCGGAAGCGCTGCGAAACGCCGTGGTGGACGTGGCCCTGCGCGGCGGCGAGATGCTGCGCCACCACTTCGGCGCGGCGACCCGGGTGCGGACCAAGACCTCCCGCTACGACCTGGTGACCGAGGCTGACGAGGCCATCGAGGCGGAGCTGGCGGCATACATCCGGCGCCAGTTCCCGGGCCATGCGGTGGTGGGGGAGGAGGACATCTCCCGCCGCGTGCTCTCCGGGCAGGCGGGGTCTCGGGAGGGGGCCGTGGCCCAGGTCGCGGGCGAGCGGGAATGGGAGTGGCTGATCGACCCCATCGACGGCACCACCAACTTCGTCCACGGCTTGCCCATCGTGGCCACGTCGGTGGCGGTGATGTACCGCAACGAGGTGCTGGCGGGGGCCGTCTTCAACCCCGTGCAGGACGAGCTCTACGTGGCGGTGCGGCGGCACGGCGCCACCCTCAACGGGCGGCCGCTGCGGGTCTCCACCGAGGAGGACCTGGCCGAGAGCCTGCTGGCCACGGGGTTCCAGTACGACGCGGTGGAGGGGAAGCGGCTCAACCTCGACCTCTTCCGGGCGGTGCTGGCCGAGGCGCGGAACGTCCGGGCCATCGGCTCGGCGGCCCTATCCCTCTGCTACGTGGGTGCCGGGCGGATCTCCGGCTTCTGGGAACTGCGGCTGGGGCCGTGGGACCTGGCGGCGGGCGCCCTGGTGGTGCGCGAGGCCGGCGGCCGCCTCAGCCGGGTGGACGGCGGCCCCTTGGACGTGTGGCAGCCGTCGGTGGTAGCGACCAACGGGCGGATCCACGAGCAGCTGCTGGCCCTGCTGAGGCAGGCGAGCCGGGTGGCGTAA
- a CDS encoding FMN-binding glutamate synthase family protein has translation MQTAGVAAEFGLLFAAALAAVLAGLAMAVLAAWALRRVMADRLVDGAIRRLLKTPYPENLWDLVIGMTRVPPTTLLEVELRADKGELLERPLGGLTRVSRWEDVAFNPAQLARPPLPPEARIDTSTVIGPRAARPLRLETPLLVSAMGYGVGVNKAFALALARGAHMAGTAYNAGSGPVLPELLDSRGPLILQFTGASWNRDPGQLARASMVEIRLGHGARAGLGRWIRTDRIPAEARSLMGGEGAEHMILDAPLPESRDPQAFRDLIERLRRWTGGAPVAVKLVATHDLERDLLAVVEAGADVIALDGSEGGTRETPPVLADDFGIPTLHALVRAVALLEAAGVRQQVSLIVGGGLRTPGEALKALALGADAVYLGTVVMMAATHGQLSKAIPFEPITQLVWATGRLAGRFNPEDGARTVANFLRACTLEMAEAARALGKDSLRAIDRSDLVARTPDAARMFGLPPSWRPPGSRAP, from the coding sequence GTGCAGACGGCCGGCGTTGCGGCGGAGTTCGGCCTTCTGTTCGCCGCTGCCCTGGCTGCCGTGCTGGCGGGCCTGGCGATGGCGGTCCTGGCCGCGTGGGCGCTCCGGCGGGTGATGGCGGACCGCCTGGTGGACGGCGCCATCCGCCGGCTGCTCAAAACCCCTTACCCGGAGAACCTCTGGGACCTGGTGATCGGCATGACCAGGGTGCCCCCCACCACCTTGCTGGAGGTCGAGCTGCGGGCGGACAAGGGGGAGCTTCTGGAGCGGCCCCTGGGCGGCCTCACCCGGGTCAGCCGCTGGGAGGACGTCGCCTTCAACCCTGCCCAGCTGGCGCGTCCACCCCTGCCCCCCGAGGCCCGGATCGACACCTCCACGGTCATAGGGCCCCGGGCCGCCCGCCCGCTGCGGCTGGAGACGCCTCTCCTCGTCAGCGCCATGGGCTACGGCGTGGGGGTCAACAAGGCCTTTGCCCTGGCCCTGGCACGGGGGGCGCACATGGCGGGTACGGCGTACAACGCCGGCTCCGGCCCCGTCCTGCCGGAGCTCCTGGATTCCCGCGGGCCGCTGATCCTCCAGTTCACGGGCGCCTCCTGGAACCGCGACCCCGGCCAGCTGGCCCGGGCCAGCATGGTCGAGATCCGCCTGGGCCACGGGGCCCGGGCCGGCTTGGGGCGCTGGATCCGCACCGACCGCATTCCGGCCGAGGCGCGCTCGCTCATGGGGGGAGAAGGGGCCGAGCACATGATCCTGGACGCTCCCCTGCCGGAGAGCCGCGATCCGCAGGCCTTCCGGGACCTGATCGAGCGCCTGCGCCGGTGGACGGGTGGAGCGCCGGTGGCCGTGAAGCTGGTGGCCACCCACGACCTGGAACGCGATCTCCTGGCGGTGGTGGAAGCCGGCGCCGACGTCATCGCCCTGGACGGGTCGGAGGGGGGCACCCGCGAAACGCCGCCCGTGCTGGCGGACGACTTCGGCATCCCCACCCTCCACGCCCTGGTCCGGGCCGTCGCCCTGCTGGAGGCCGCGGGCGTCCGGCAGCAGGTTAGCTTGATCGTCGGCGGCGGCCTGCGCACACCGGGGGAGGCTCTCAAAGCCCTGGCCCTGGGGGCCGACGCCGTCTACCTGGGCACCGTGGTGATGATGGCAGCCACCCACGGCCAGCTGAGCAAGGCGATCCCCTTCGAACCCATCACCCAGCTGGTGTGGGCCACCGGCCGGCTGGCCGGCCGGTTCAACCCGGAAGACGGGGCGCGGACGGTGGCCAACTTCCTGCGTGCCTGTACCCTGGAGATGGCGGAGGCCGCCCGCGCCCTGGGCAAGGACAGCCTGCGGGCCATCGACCGGTCCGACCTGGTGGCCCGGACCCCGGACGCCGCCCGGATGTTCGGACTTCCCCCGTCGTGGCGGCCGCCGGGGTCCCGGGCCCCTTGA